Proteins found in one Balaenoptera musculus isolate JJ_BM4_2016_0621 chromosome 4, mBalMus1.pri.v3, whole genome shotgun sequence genomic segment:
- the SRPRB gene encoding signal recognition particle receptor subunit beta, producing MASADSRRLGNGGSVGGAFQLYLDSLRQELRQRDPTLLSVVVALVAVLLTLVFWKFIRSRRSSQRAVLLVGLCDSGKTLLFVRLLTGLYRDTQTSITDSSAVYRVNNNRGTSLTLIDLPGHESLRLQFLERFKASARAIVFVVDSAAFQREVKDVAEFLYQVLLDSIGLKNTPSFLIACNKQDITMAKSAKLIQQQLEKEINTLRVTRSAAPSILDSSSTATAQLGKKGKEFEFSQLPLKVEFLECSAKGGRGDTGSADIQDLEKWLAKIA from the exons ATGGCTTCCGCGGACTCCCGGCGGTTGGGGAATGGCGGCAGTGTCGGGGGCGCCTTCCAGCTCTATCTGGACTCCTTGCGGCAGGAACTGCGGCAGAGGGACCCGACGCTGCTGTCAGTCGTGGTGGCGCTCGTCGCGGTGCTGCTGACGCTGG TGTTCTGGAAGTTCATCCGGAGCAGAAGAAGCAGTCAAAGAGCTGTTCTTCTTGTTGGCCTTTGTGACTCCGGGAAAACATTGCTTTTTGTCAGA ttgTTAACAGGCCTTTACAGAGACACTCAGACTTCCATCACTGACAGCTCTGCTGTCTACAGAGTCAACAATAACAGG GGCACTAGCCTGACCTTGATTGACCTCCCTGGCCATGAGAGCTTGAGACTTCAGTTCTTAGAGCGGTTTAAGGCTTCAGCCAG ggCTATTGTGTTTGTTGTGGATAGTGCAGCCTTCCAGCGAGAGGTGAAAGATGTGGCAGAGTTTCTGTATCAAGTCCTCCTTGACAGTATTGGTCTGAAGAACACACCGTCATTCTTAATCGCTTGCAATAAGCAAG ACATTACAATGGCAAAATCAGCAAAGTTAATTCAGCAGCAgcttgaaaaagaaat CAATACTTTACGAGTCACCCGTTCTGCTGCCCCCAGCATACTGGACAGTTCCAGCACTGCCACTGCTCAGTTGGGAAAGAAaggcaaagaatttgaattctCACAGTTGCCCCTCAAAGTGGAGTTCCTGGAGTGCAGTGCCAAGGGCGGAAGAGGGGACACTGGCTCTGCTGACATCCAGGACTTGGAGAAGTGGCTGGCTAAAATCGCCTGA